The following proteins come from a genomic window of Chanos chanos chromosome 15, fChaCha1.1, whole genome shotgun sequence:
- the LOC115828335 gene encoding gap junction delta-2 protein-like, translating into MGDWSILGRFLTELQNHSTVIGKIWLTMLLIFRILLVTLIGDAVYGDEQSKFTCNTLQPGCSNVCYDTFAPVSHLRFWVFQIVLVSTPSIFYVVYVLHKITNDEKLEMEDVQAVEKQQHPSPDVSESAGSRVEEATDADTSTVSTSSEEDWGLQEGECVEQSLLEEDFSVVAKDPTRLSRQVLLIYIIHVLLRSILEITFLLGQCYLFGFEVPYLFRCETYPCPNRTDCFVSRATEKTIFLNFMFSVSLGCFILNIAELHYLGWVYIFRVLCSACSACCKLEKDAVERLGFYANYRSLLLQLRHSLRSRVVRRVAEPSAVQERSGDRGTRAPALSFETDFTVQCTSIRSPDHKEHTNTKLASMTKLGRGQKPWA; encoded by the coding sequence ATGGGAGACTGGTCCATTCTTGGCCGCTTCCTAACGGAACTGCAGAACCATTCCACGGTCATTGGTAAAATCTGGCTGACCATGCTGCTGATCTTCCGCATCCTGCTGGTCACCCTGATCGGAGACGCGGTGTACGGCGACGAGCAGTCCAAGTTCACCTGCAACACTCTCCAGCCGGGCTGCAGCAACGTGTGCTACGACACCTTCGCGCCAGTCTCGCACCTGCGCTTTTGGGTCTTCCAGATTGTCCTGGTCTCCACTCCGTCCATCTTCTACGTTGTCTACGTGCTGCACAAAATCACCAATGATGAGAAGCTGGAGATGGAGGACGTGCAGGCGGTGGAAAAACAGCAGCATCCTTCCCCGGACGTGTCGGAGAGCGCAGGGTCTCGAGTGGAGGAGGCCACGGACGCCGACACCTCTACCGTGAGCACCAGTTCTGAGGAAGACTGGGGACTCCAGGAAGGGGAATGTGTGGAGCAGAGCCTGCTGGAGGAGGACTTCAGCGTGGTGGCCAAGGACCCCACTCGGCTGTCCAGGCAGGTGCTGCTGATATACATCATCCACGTACTGCTGCGTTCCATTCTGGAGATCACGTTCCTTTTGGGCCAGTGCTATCTGTTTGGCTTTGAGGTCCCGTACCTGTTTCGCTGCGAGACATACCCCTGCCCTAACAGAACTGACTGCTTCGTGTCTCGTGCCACGGAGAAGACCATCTTCCTCAACTTCATGTTCAGCGTCAGCCTGGGCTGTTTCATCCTCAACATTGCTGAGTTACACTACTTGGGCTGGGTCTACATCTTCCGCGTGCTCTGCTCAGCATGTTCCGCCTGCTGTAAGCTGGAGAAGGATGCCGTGGAGCGCTTGGGCTTTTACGCCAACTACAGgtctctcctgctccagctACGACACTCACTCCGCAGCCGTGTGGTTCGGCGGGTAGCCGAACCATCCGCGGTGCAAGAGAGGAGCGGTGACAGGGGTACGCGCGCGCCTGCTCTTTCCTTTGAGACAGACTTCACAGTGCAGTGCACCTCTATAAGGAGTCCTGACCACAAGGAACACACTAACACCAAACTGGCCAGCATGACCAAACTGGGCAGAGGCCAAAAACCCTGGGCATGA